The Roseicyclus marinus genome has a segment encoding these proteins:
- a CDS encoding FAD-binding domain-containing protein: MTDTALPPATRTQALERLRRFLPHAGRDYAAQRNHDLPGHPHVSTLSPWLRHRLITEAEVLEAVLGRHSLQAAEKFVQEVYWRTYWKGWLELRPAIWGDYRAGLDRVLADGSMTDRLAQAEAGQTGIACFDAWMQELVATGYLHNHARMWAASIWIFTLRLPWEAGADLFLRHLLDGDPASNTLSWRWVAGLQTKGKHYLARPDNIAKYTGGRFQPTGLVTDAEPLRGPDAPKPRPAPRGDTPRPGLKTAILLTEEDLSPGFLLDALDGPPVAHAALLSVTGRSPRPVAPRVLDFTRAAITDARDRWSDRMGAAGPLTDDPGDILTWAKAQGIEQLVTPYAPVGPAATALSRLDRALAAERITLVRLLRPYDASAWPHATHGFFRFKEAIPALVAEL; the protein is encoded by the coding sequence CAACCATGACCTGCCGGGGCATCCCCATGTCTCGACCCTCTCGCCATGGCTGCGCCACCGCCTGATCACCGAGGCCGAGGTTCTGGAGGCCGTTCTTGGTCGCCATTCCCTGCAAGCCGCCGAAAAATTCGTGCAGGAAGTCTACTGGCGCACCTATTGGAAAGGCTGGCTCGAACTGCGCCCCGCCATCTGGGGCGACTACCGCGCGGGCCTTGACCGCGTTCTGGCCGATGGGTCGATGACGGATCGTCTCGCACAGGCCGAGGCCGGGCAGACCGGCATCGCCTGTTTCGACGCCTGGATGCAGGAACTTGTCGCCACGGGCTACCTGCACAACCACGCACGGATGTGGGCGGCCTCGATCTGGATCTTCACCCTCCGCCTCCCGTGGGAGGCAGGGGCCGATCTCTTCCTGCGCCACCTGCTCGACGGCGATCCGGCCTCCAACACGCTCTCCTGGCGCTGGGTCGCGGGCCTCCAGACCAAGGGCAAGCATTACCTCGCCCGCCCCGACAATATCGCGAAATACACCGGCGGACGGTTCCAGCCCACGGGCCTTGTCACGGATGCCGAGCCCCTGCGCGGCCCCGATGCGCCCAAACCGCGCCCCGCACCCAGGGGCGACACGCCCCGCCCCGGCCTCAAGACCGCGATCCTCCTGACCGAAGAGGACCTTTCGCCCGGCTTCCTGCTCGACGCGCTCGACGGCCCGCCCGTGGCCCATGCCGCCCTTCTGTCGGTCACGGGCCGCTCGCCCCGCCCCGTCGCCCCGCGCGTCCTCGACTTCACCCGCGCCGCCATCACCGATGCCCGTGACCGCTGGTCCGACCGCATGGGCGCGGCCGGTCCCCTGACCGACGATCCGGGCGACATCCTGACATGGGCGAAGGCCCAGGGGATCGAGCAGCTCGTCACCCCCTATGCCCCGGTCGGTCCGGCGGCCACCGCCCTCTCGCGGCTCGACCGCGCACTGGCCGCCGAGAGGATCACGCTCGTCCGCCTGCTCCGCCCCTACGACGCCTCCGCATGGCCCCACGCGACCCACGGCTTCTTCCGCTTCAAGGAGGCGATCCCCGCCCTTGTTGCAGAGTTGTGA
- a CDS encoding creatininase family protein: protein MHLPKPIWREMTTRDFSSSDTTGWIAVLPVAAIEQHGPHLPVGVDAILAEAMVARVVAELPEEVPASFLPVQQVCKSNEHIEFAGTLTLTWETAIRAWIEIGQSVARAGLSKMVIVTSHGGNVAPMEIVARELRQTLGMSVATTAWTRLGGARVYTYPEGPMIDIHGGLSETSMMLATRPDLVRAEMVENFESRQTALRQGSAKLGYHMADANLGWLANDLNPKGTVGDASRATAELGEADLAAQTQGFIALLRDLHRYDPVNGLS, encoded by the coding sequence ATGCACCTGCCCAAACCGATCTGGCGCGAGATGACGACGCGCGATTTTTCGTCAAGCGATACAACGGGTTGGATCGCCGTTCTGCCGGTCGCGGCGATCGAGCAGCATGGGCCGCATCTGCCCGTGGGGGTCGATGCGATCCTGGCCGAAGCGATGGTGGCGCGGGTCGTGGCGGAATTGCCCGAGGAGGTTCCGGCCAGTTTCCTGCCGGTGCAGCAGGTCTGCAAATCGAACGAACATATTGAATTTGCAGGAACTTTGACGCTGACCTGGGAAACGGCGATCCGGGCCTGGATCGAGATCGGACAAAGCGTGGCGCGGGCGGGCCTGTCCAAGATGGTCATCGTGACAAGCCATGGCGGCAATGTCGCGCCGATGGAGATCGTGGCGCGCGAGTTGCGGCAGACGCTGGGGATGTCGGTCGCGACAACGGCCTGGACGCGGCTGGGTGGCGCGCGGGTCTATACCTATCCCGAAGGGCCGATGATCGATATTCATGGTGGATTATCAGAGACTTCGATGATGCTGGCCACGCGCCCCGATCTTGTGCGGGCAGAGATGGTGGAGAATTTCGAGAGCCGTCAGACGGCACTCCGGCAGGGGTCGGCGAAGCTGGGCTATCACATGGCCGATGCGAATTTGGGGTGGCTGGCCAATGACCTGAACCCAAAGGGAACGGTGGGGGATGCGTCGCGGGCGACGGCGGAGCTAGGCGAGGCGGATCTGGCGGCGCAGACGCAGGGGTTCATCGCCCTTTTGCGCGACCTGCATCGTTACGATCCGGTTAATGGCTTGTCCTAA
- a CDS encoding acyl-CoA dehydrogenase produces MPDGHTRHTGPSLAPFDWADPFHLAEQLSEEERMVAESARAYAQDKLLPRVSDAYLNETVAPEIFAEMGAMGLLGVTIPEEFGGIGTGYVTYGLVAREVERVDSGYRSMMSVQSSLVMYPIHAYGTEAQKAKYLPGLAAGTLIGCFGLTEPDAGSDPAGMKTVAKKTDGGYVLNGAKMWISNSPIADVFVVWAKSEAHGGKIRGFVLEKGMKGLSAPKIGGKLSLRASVTGEIVMKDVEVGEDALLPGVEGLKGPFGCLNRARYGIAWGVMGAAEDCWHRARQYGLDRVQFGRPLAQTQLFQKKLADMQTEIALGLQAALRAGRMMDEGSCAPEVISLIKRNNCGKALDIARAARDMHGGNGIMAEYHVMRHAQNLETVNTYEGTHDVHALILGRAQTGLQAFF; encoded by the coding sequence ATGCCCGACGGACACACCCGCCACACCGGCCCCTCGCTCGCGCCCTTCGACTGGGCCGATCCGTTCCACCTTGCCGAGCAGCTGTCCGAAGAGGAACGCATGGTCGCCGAAAGCGCGCGGGCCTATGCGCAGGACAAGCTCTTGCCGCGGGTCAGCGACGCCTATCTGAACGAGACCGTAGCCCCTGAAATCTTTGCAGAAATGGGCGCCATGGGGCTTCTGGGCGTCACCATTCCCGAGGAATTTGGCGGCATCGGCACGGGCTATGTCACCTATGGCCTCGTCGCCCGCGAGGTCGAGCGCGTCGACAGCGGCTACCGCTCGATGATGTCGGTCCAATCCTCGCTCGTCATGTACCCGATCCACGCCTATGGCACCGAGGCGCAGAAGGCGAAATACCTGCCGGGCCTCGCCGCAGGCACGCTGATCGGCTGCTTCGGCCTCACCGAACCCGACGCGGGCTCGGACCCCGCGGGGATGAAGACCGTCGCGAAAAAAACCGATGGCGGCTACGTGCTGAACGGGGCCAAGATGTGGATTTCCAACAGCCCGATTGCCGATGTTTTCGTGGTTTGGGCCAAATCCGAGGCACATGGGGGCAAAATTCGGGGCTTCGTGCTCGAAAAGGGGATGAAGGGTCTGTCCGCCCCCAAGATCGGCGGCAAGCTGTCCTTGCGCGCCAGCGTCACGGGCGAGATCGTGATGAAGGACGTGGAAGTCGGCGAAGACGCGCTTTTGCCCGGTGTCGAGGGGCTCAAGGGCCCCTTCGGCTGCCTCAACCGCGCGCGCTACGGCATTGCCTGGGGCGTGATGGGCGCGGCCGAGGACTGCTGGCACCGCGCACGCCAATACGGGCTCGACCGGGTGCAATTCGGGCGCCCCTTGGCCCAGACGCAATTGTTCCAGAAGAAACTGGCCGACATGCAGACCGAGATCGCGCTGGGGCTTCAGGCGGCCCTCCGCGCGGGCCGGATGATGGATGAAGGCAGCTGCGCGCCCGAGGTCATCTCCCTGATAAAGCGCAACAATTGCGGCAAGGCGCTGGATATCGCACGCGCCGCGCGCGACATGCATGGCGGCAACGGGATCATGGCGGAATACCACGTGATGCGTCATGCCCAGAACCTCGAGACGGTGAACACCTACGAGGGCACGCATGATGTCCACGCGCTGATCCTGGGCCGCGCACAGACCGGGCTTCAGGCGTTTTTCTGA
- the choV gene encoding choline ABC transporter ATP-binding protein — translation MTHAVRFHDVCIMFGDHPEAALEQADAGASRAEIQSATGQVLGVHDCTLDVEEGEILVLMGLSGSGKSTLLRAVNALNPVVRGHVEVRVGDRMVNVTEARGAALRGLRQTAVTMVFQQFGLLPWRSVRDNVGLGLELAGLGAEERRARVARQLELVGLADRADALVGELSGGMQQRVGLARAFATEAPILLMDEPFSALDPLIRSKLQDELLDLQRDLKRTIIFVSHDLDEAFKIGNRIAIMEGGRIVQCGTPREIFSEPANEYVAEFVANMNPLGVLTARDVMQPVPGAGDRIAADLPVRDILKRFAESPAALAVEEAGRVVGTVTPESVTARLGS, via the coding sequence ATGACCCATGCTGTCCGTTTCCACGATGTCTGCATCATGTTTGGCGACCACCCCGAGGCGGCGCTGGAGCAGGCCGATGCCGGGGCAAGCCGGGCCGAGATCCAGTCCGCGACCGGGCAGGTTCTGGGGGTGCATGATTGCACGCTGGACGTGGAAGAGGGGGAAATCCTTGTTCTCATGGGGCTTTCCGGCTCGGGCAAATCCACGCTCCTGCGGGCTGTCAATGCGTTGAATCCCGTGGTGCGCGGCCATGTCGAGGTGCGCGTGGGCGACAGGATGGTCAATGTCACCGAGGCGCGGGGCGCGGCCCTGCGCGGGTTGCGGCAGACGGCCGTGACCATGGTGTTCCAGCAATTCGGCCTTTTGCCCTGGCGCAGCGTCCGCGACAACGTTGGGCTTGGCCTTGAACTCGCAGGTCTCGGGGCCGAGGAGCGCCGCGCGCGGGTCGCGCGGCAGTTGGAGCTTGTGGGCCTCGCGGACCGGGCCGATGCCCTGGTCGGGGAATTGTCGGGCGGCATGCAGCAGCGCGTGGGACTTGCGCGCGCCTTTGCGACAGAGGCCCCCATCTTGTTGATGGACGAGCCTTTTTCCGCGCTAGACCCGCTGATCCGGTCCAAGCTTCAGGATGAGCTCCTTGATCTGCAACGTGACCTGAAACGCACCATCATCTTTGTCAGCCATGACCTCGACGAGGCGTTCAAGATCGGCAATCGCATCGCCATCATGGAAGGCGGACGGATCGTGCAATGCGGCACCCCGCGCGAGATTTTCTCGGAGCCGGCCAATGAATATGTCGCGGAATTCGTGGCCAATATGAACCCTTTGGGAGTTCTGACCGCGCGCGACGTGATGCAGCCGGTGCCGGGTGCGGGTGACCGTATCGCGGCCGATCTGCCGGTGCGCGACATCCTGAAGCGGTTCGCCGAAAGCCCCGCCGCGCTGGCGGTGGAAGAGGCGGGTCGCGTGGTGGGCACGGTCACGCCCGAAAGCGTGACCGCGCGACTTGGGTCGTAA
- a CDS encoding GFA family protein: MTEILEASCHCGTVQFRVTLPDGLASARRCTCSYCTMRGAVAVSAALDGIEFVTGEDNLTLYQFGSRTARHFFCRTCGIYTHHQRRSNPNQFGVNLACLKGLSVWDLPDIPVNDGINHPSDGAPPRIDGILRYEKSPT; this comes from the coding sequence ATGACCGAAATCCTTGAGGCATCTTGCCATTGCGGAACCGTCCAGTTTCGCGTGACGCTGCCCGACGGTCTTGCCTCGGCACGGCGCTGCACCTGTTCCTATTGCACGATGCGGGGCGCCGTGGCCGTTTCCGCCGCGCTTGACGGGATCGAATTCGTGACGGGCGAGGACAACCTGACCCTCTACCAATTCGGCAGCAGGACCGCGCGGCACTTCTTTTGCCGGACCTGCGGGATCTATACGCATCATCAGCGCCGCTCGAATCCGAACCAATTCGGCGTCAACTTGGCCTGTCTGAAGGGTCTGTCTGTCTGGGACCTGCCGGACATCCCGGTCAATGACGGCATCAACCACCCGTCCGATGGGGCCCCGCCCCGGATCGACGGAATCCTGCGTTACGAGAAATCCCCGACATGA
- the choW gene encoding choline ABC transporter permease subunit — protein sequence MLNWLTECDDGWPEGLGPLGAVAECKLRVGDAAEAGFDWLQSNLSGLFDAVAAGLEVLIEAILALLQEPPNTGWFYDLRRSEIDYLYPPDWHPFLVMLIFVGLVWRLHHGWRVPALVGAGLLFIINQGYWEETTESLTLVLSACVVCMGLGVPIGIAAAHRPRLYTGMRPVLDLMQTLPTFVYLIPAIVFFGIGMVPGLIATVIFVLPAPIRLTHLGISSTPVSLIEAADAFGATPRQKLWKVELPYAAPQIMAGLNQTIMLSLSMVVIAALVGADGLGVPVVRALNQVNTGLGFEAGLIIVVVAILLDRVLRVGRR from the coding sequence GTGTTGAACTGGCTGACCGAGTGCGATGACGGCTGGCCCGAGGGGTTGGGCCCGCTTGGGGCTGTCGCCGAATGCAAATTGCGCGTGGGCGACGCCGCCGAGGCCGGGTTCGACTGGTTGCAATCCAACCTGTCGGGCCTGTTCGATGCCGTGGCCGCGGGGCTCGAGGTCCTCATCGAGGCCATCCTCGCGCTGTTGCAGGAGCCGCCCAACACCGGCTGGTTTTACGATCTGCGCCGGTCCGAGATCGACTATCTCTACCCGCCTGATTGGCACCCCTTTCTTGTGATGCTGATTTTCGTGGGGCTGGTCTGGCGGCTCCATCATGGGTGGCGGGTGCCGGCGCTGGTCGGGGCGGGGCTCCTGTTCATCATCAACCAGGGCTATTGGGAGGAAACGACCGAAAGCCTGACGCTGGTTCTGTCGGCCTGCGTGGTCTGCATGGGGCTGGGCGTGCCCATTGGCATCGCGGCGGCCCACAGGCCAAGGCTTTATACCGGCATGCGGCCCGTGCTGGACCTGATGCAGACGCTGCCGACCTTTGTCTACCTGATCCCGGCCATCGTTTTCTTCGGCATCGGCATGGTGCCGGGGCTGATCGCCACCGTCATCTTCGTCCTGCCCGCGCCGATCCGTCTGACGCATCTGGGCATATCTTCGACGCCTGTGTCGCTGATCGAGGCCGCCGATGCCTTCGGCGCCACCCCGCGCCAGAAGCTGTGGAAGGTCGAGCTGCCCTATGCCGCGCCGCAGATCATGGCGGGGCTGAACCAGACCATCATGCTGTCGCTGTCCATGGTGGTGATCGCGGCGCTGGTCGGCGCGGATGGGCTGGGCGTGCCCGTGGTGCGGGCGCTCAACCAGGTCAACACCGGGCTCGGTTTCGAGGCGGGGTTGATCATCGTGGTCGTGGCGATCCTGCTCGACCGGGTGCTGAGGGTGGGGCGCAGATGA
- the choX gene encoding choline ABC transporter substrate-binding protein, with the protein MSLLTRSAASALALSLVAGAAMAQDDCATVTFSDVGWTDITATTAATTVVLEALGYETEIRVLSVPVTYTSLASGDIDVFLGNWMPTMEADIAPYRDAGTVDTVRANLTGAKYTLATNAHGAAMGIADFSDIAGAADALDGEIYGIEPGNDGNRLILDMIAADAFGLGAAEFDVVESSEQGMLAQVARAVDRGEPIVFLAWEPHPMNANFDLTYLTGGDDWFGPDLGGATVYTNTSAGYVEACPNVGQLLTNLEFTLAMENEIMGAILNDGTDPDEAATAWMAANPDTVMGWLDGVTTIDGGDAAAAVSAALGL; encoded by the coding sequence ATGAGCCTTTTGACCCGCAGCGCGGCCAGCGCGCTGGCGCTCAGCCTTGTCGCAGGCGCGGCCATGGCGCAGGACGATTGCGCCACCGTGACGTTTTCGGACGTGGGCTGGACCGACATTACCGCGACGACGGCCGCCACCACCGTGGTGCTGGAGGCGCTTGGCTATGAGACCGAGATCCGCGTCCTGTCGGTGCCGGTGACCTATACCTCGCTCGCCTCGGGCGACATCGACGTGTTTCTCGGCAACTGGATGCCCACGATGGAGGCCGATATCGCGCCCTACCGTGATGCGGGCACCGTCGATACGGTCCGTGCGAACCTGACCGGCGCGAAATACACGCTGGCCACCAATGCGCATGGCGCGGCCATGGGGATCGCCGATTTCAGCGATATCGCGGGGGCCGCCGATGCGCTGGATGGCGAGATCTACGGGATCGAGCCGGGCAATGACGGCAATCGCCTGATCCTCGACATGATCGCGGCCGATGCCTTCGGCCTTGGTGCGGCGGAATTCGACGTGGTCGAAAGCTCGGAACAAGGCATGCTGGCGCAGGTCGCCCGCGCCGTCGACCGGGGCGAGCCGATCGTGTTCCTGGCTTGGGAACCGCATCCGATGAACGCCAATTTCGATCTGACCTACCTGACGGGCGGCGACGATTGGTTCGGTCCCGATCTGGGCGGCGCGACCGTCTACACCAACACGAGCGCCGGCTATGTCGAGGCCTGCCCGAACGTGGGGCAACTGCTGACCAATCTCGAATTCACGCTGGCCATGGAAAACGAGATCATGGGCGCGATCCTGAACGATGGCACCGACCCGGACGAGGCCGCGACCGCATGGATGGCGGCCAACCCCGACACGGTCATGGGCTGGCTGGACGGCGTGACCACGATCGACGGCGGCGATGCGGCGGCGGCCGTGTCCGCGGCGCTGGGTCTCTGA
- the betI gene encoding choline-binding transcriptional repressor BetI, with product MPRVGMMAQRMDALVNATIGEIGRRGSLDVTVGQIAKAAGVSSALAHHYFGSKDDLFLAAMRAILSEFGAEARRELAMAQDPRARLAAIVRASFGGQNFLPEVVAAWLNFYVLARTQPKAARLLNIYQRRLVANLTHALRPLCDQPETVARTAAALIDGLYIRHTLTEAGPPDAAQAIATVDAYLSLAIGDRT from the coding sequence ATGCCACGCGTAGGCATGATGGCACAGCGTATGGACGCGCTTGTCAACGCCACGATCGGAGAGATCGGGCGCAGGGGCTCGCTTGACGTGACCGTAGGTCAGATCGCCAAGGCCGCTGGCGTGTCGAGCGCGCTGGCCCATCATTATTTCGGGTCCAAGGATGACCTGTTCCTTGCCGCGATGCGTGCGATTCTGTCCGAATTCGGAGCCGAGGCCCGCCGCGAACTGGCCATGGCGCAAGACCCAAGGGCGCGGCTCGCCGCGATTGTCCGCGCCAGTTTCGGTGGCCAGAACTTCCTGCCCGAAGTGGTCGCGGCCTGGCTCAATTTCTACGTTCTGGCCCGCACCCAGCCCAAGGCGGCGCGGCTGTTGAACATCTACCAAAGGCGTCTGGTGGCGAACCTGACCCATGCGTTGCGCCCGCTGTGCGACCAGCCCGAGACCGTCGCGCGCACCGCCGCCGCGCTGATCGACGGGCTTTATATCCGCCACACCCTGACCGAGGCCGGACCGCCCGATGCGGCGCAGGCCATCGCCACGGTGGACGCCTACCTGTCGCTTGCCATCGGAGATCGCACTTGA
- the betC gene encoding choline-sulfatase, giving the protein MTRPNILIVMVDQLNGTLFPDGPADWLHAPNLKRLAARSLRFANSYTASPLCAPARASFMSGQLPSRTGVYDNAAEFASSIPTYAHHLRRAGYQTCLSGKMHFVGPDQLHGFEERLTTDIYPADFGWTPDYRKPGERIDWWYHNMGSVTGAGVAEITNQMEYDDEVAFAAEQKLYDLARGRDDRPWCLTVSFTHPHDPYVARRKYWDLYEDCAHLQPEMAALPYDDHDPHAQRIFDANAWRNFEITEDDIARSRRAYFANISYLDDKIGSILDVLERTRQEAIVVFVSDHGDMLGERGLWFKMNFYEGSARVPLMIAAPGLAPGLVGDPVSTIDLCPTLCDLAGVSMADVMPWTDGESLLPLAQGRSRTSPVAMEYAAEASITPLIGLRQGRWKYTNCAADPEQLFDLDADPQERVNLADDPAHAKTLDRFRRMAAERWDLETFDASVRESQARRWVVYESLRNGAYYPWDFQPLRAASERFMRNHMDLNVLEENQRYPRGE; this is encoded by the coding sequence TTGACCCGCCCCAACATCCTGATCGTGATGGTCGACCAGCTGAACGGGACGCTCTTTCCCGACGGTCCGGCCGATTGGCTGCATGCGCCGAACCTGAAGCGGCTGGCCGCGCGGTCGCTGCGCTTTGCCAACAGCTACACGGCAAGCCCCCTTTGCGCGCCCGCACGCGCCAGCTTCATGTCCGGGCAATTGCCGTCCCGCACCGGGGTTTATGACAATGCCGCCGAATTCGCCTCCTCCATCCCGACCTATGCGCATCATCTGCGCCGCGCGGGCTATCAGACCTGCCTCTCGGGCAAGATGCATTTCGTCGGCCCCGACCAACTGCACGGCTTCGAAGAGCGCCTGACGACCGATATCTACCCCGCCGATTTCGGTTGGACGCCCGATTACCGCAAACCGGGCGAGCGGATCGATTGGTGGTATCACAACATGGGCTCGGTCACGGGCGCAGGCGTGGCCGAGATCACCAACCAGATGGAATATGACGACGAGGTGGCCTTTGCCGCCGAGCAAAAGCTCTATGACCTCGCGCGTGGGCGCGACGACCGGCCCTGGTGCCTGACCGTCAGCTTCACCCATCCCCACGATCCCTATGTCGCGCGGCGCAAATACTGGGACCTTTACGAGGATTGCGCGCATCTGCAGCCCGAGATGGCCGCCCTGCCCTATGACGATCACGACCCCCATGCACAGCGCATCTTCGACGCGAATGCCTGGCGGAATTTCGAGATCACCGAGGATGACATCGCCCGGTCACGCCGCGCCTATTTCGCCAATATCTCCTATCTCGACGACAAGATCGGCAGCATCCTCGACGTGCTGGAACGGACCCGGCAGGAGGCGATCGTGGTCTTCGTCTCCGACCATGGCGACATGCTGGGCGAGCGGGGTCTGTGGTTCAAGATGAACTTCTACGAGGGTTCGGCCCGCGTGCCCCTGATGATCGCGGCCCCGGGTCTTGCGCCCGGTCTGGTCGGCGATCCGGTGTCGACCATCGATCTTTGCCCGACCTTGTGTGATCTGGCGGGCGTGTCGATGGCCGATGTCATGCCCTGGACCGATGGCGAAAGCCTGTTGCCCCTTGCCCAGGGCCGAAGCCGGACCAGCCCCGTCGCGATGGAATATGCCGCCGAGGCAAGCATCACGCCCTTGATCGGCCTGCGCCAAGGCCGCTGGAAATACACCAATTGCGCCGCCGACCCCGAGCAATTGTTCGACCTCGACGCCGATCCGCAGGAACGCGTGAACCTTGCCGACGACCCCGCCCATGCCAAGACGCTGGACCGTTTCCGCCGCATGGCCGCCGAACGCTGGGATCTCGAAACCTTTGACGCCTCCGTCCGCGAAAGCCAGGCGCGCCGCTGGGTGGTTTATGAATCCTTGCGCAACGGGGCCTATTACCCGTGGGATTTCCAGCCGCTCCGCGCCGCCTCCGAGCGCTTCATGCGCAACCACATGGACCTGAATGTCCTTGAGGAAAATCAACGCTATCCGAGGGGGGAATGA
- the betB gene encoding betaine-aldehyde dehydrogenase, which translates to MMQAQPTASHYVNGAYLEDATGASLPVIFPGTGEEIAQVHEATPAVIEAALAAAKAAQGPWAALMPVERGRILRRAADIIRARNRELSELETLDTGKPISETLVADATSAADALEYFGGLAGTLTGEHVPLGSDWAYTMRVPLGVCVGLGAWNYPTQVAAWKAAPALVCGNTMVFKPSEQTPLCALKLAEILTEAGAPPGVFNVIQGAGTVGRALVEDARVAKVSLTGSAETGKKVYAGAAAQMKHVTMELGGKSPLIIFADADLDSAVSAAINANFFSTGQVCSNGTRVFVQREVKAEFLSRLVARVAKATIGDPRDEATNLGPMTSAEQLAITCSYIEKGKAEGARLVHGGRRLDRPGWFVEPTIFADVTDEMTIARDEIFGPVMSVLDFDTEDEVIARANATDLGLSGAVFTRDLVRAHRVIHAIEAGTVWINQYNLTPVELPFGGIKGSGLGRENSRAAIEAYSQLKTVYVGMTPVEAAY; encoded by the coding sequence ATGATGCAAGCCCAACCGACCGCCAGCCATTACGTGAACGGTGCCTATCTGGAGGATGCCACGGGCGCTTCTCTGCCCGTGATCTTTCCCGGCACGGGCGAAGAGATCGCGCAGGTGCACGAGGCGACGCCTGCCGTGATCGAAGCGGCCCTTGCCGCCGCCAAGGCCGCCCAAGGGCCTTGGGCCGCGCTCATGCCCGTCGAACGGGGCCGCATCCTGCGCCGTGCCGCCGACATCATCCGCGCGCGCAACCGGGAATTGTCGGAACTGGAAACGCTCGACACCGGCAAGCCGATTTCCGAGACGCTGGTGGCAGATGCCACATCCGCCGCCGATGCGCTGGAATATTTCGGCGGTCTGGCGGGCACGCTGACGGGCGAACATGTGCCGCTCGGGTCCGATTGGGCCTATACGATGCGGGTGCCGCTCGGGGTTTGCGTGGGCCTTGGCGCGTGGAACTATCCCACGCAGGTCGCCGCGTGGAAGGCCGCGCCGGCCCTTGTTTGCGGCAATACGATGGTTTTCAAACCCAGCGAACAGACGCCGCTATGTGCCCTGAAACTCGCGGAAATCCTGACCGAGGCGGGGGCGCCGCCGGGTGTTTTCAACGTGATCCAGGGGGCGGGAACCGTGGGCCGCGCGCTGGTCGAGGATGCCCGCGTCGCCAAGGTGTCGCTGACGGGATCGGCTGAAACCGGCAAAAAGGTTTACGCGGGCGCTGCCGCGCAGATGAAACATGTGACGATGGAACTGGGCGGCAAATCGCCCCTGATCATCTTTGCCGATGCCGATCTGGATTCGGCCGTTTCGGCGGCGATCAACGCCAATTTCTTTTCCACGGGCCAGGTCTGTTCCAACGGCACGCGGGTTTTCGTGCAGCGCGAGGTCAAGGCGGAATTCCTGTCGCGCCTAGTCGCGCGCGTGGCCAAGGCAACCATCGGCGACCCAAGGGACGAGGCCACGAACCTTGGCCCGATGACCAGTGCCGAACAGCTCGCAATCACTTGTTCCTACATCGAAAAAGGCAAGGCGGAAGGCGCGCGGCTGGTGCATGGCGGGCGCAGGCTCGACCGGCCCGGATGGTTCGTGGAACCCACGATCTTTGCCGATGTGACCGACGAGATGACCATCGCGCGGGACGAAATTTTCGGCCCCGTGATGTCGGTCCTTGATTTCGACACCGAGGACGAGGTGATCGCGCGCGCCAATGCGACCGATCTGGGTCTGTCGGGTGCAGTCTTTACCCGCGATCTCGTGCGGGCCCATCGCGTGATCCATGCGATCGAGGCGGGGACCGTCTGGATCAACCAATACAACCTGACGCCCGTGGAACTGCCCTTTGGCGGGATCAAGGGCTCGGGGCTGGGGCGCGAAAACAGCCGCGCGGCGATCGAGGCCTATAGCCAGCTCAAGACCGTCTATGTCGGCATGACCCCGGTGGAGGCGGCTTATTGA